One Parachlamydia sp. AcF125 DNA segment encodes these proteins:
- the sufD gene encoding Fe-S cluster assembly protein SufD: MTTLSHSNLEAFRSSLEEAFYNVAADPLLKKLRQKAWDHFLELGLPAPKSDVFRYVPLRKLFARTYTAARKSSLEKAQLTDLIAPECTQSVLVFVNGHYAPELSDLSGLPAKVVVTPLERATRSFGAFLTNQWGKTLLEEADPFATLNAAIHTDGIFVYIPPRLQVEKPLQVLEIMDADDSSCLAMPRFHFFVGSQSELHVLSTHSSLSGGAYWVNQGADFAIEDQASVRYTQVSHSLPQECWLMASTRAYLKKNSRFVAVHTTEGSATTRHDYRVVLNGENAHAELNGTWSLNEKREAHTHVLVDHQSPHCHSFQLFKGILNGSSHSSFEGKILVRQAAQKTNAFQLNNNILLSDIARAESKPNLEIFADDVKASHGATVGQLDKEQLFYLETRGCSPADAKRLLIEGFAQEVFNKISIPSIRQLLAQRMQTFL, encoded by the coding sequence ATGACAACACTTTCTCATTCGAATCTCGAGGCTTTTCGCTCTTCTCTTGAAGAGGCCTTCTACAATGTGGCTGCCGATCCCTTATTAAAAAAACTTCGACAAAAAGCATGGGACCATTTTTTGGAACTAGGCCTTCCCGCTCCTAAAAGCGATGTTTTCCGCTATGTTCCCTTGCGCAAGCTGTTTGCGCGTACCTATACGGCCGCACGTAAGTCTTCCTTAGAAAAAGCCCAGCTGACAGATTTGATTGCCCCTGAATGCACTCAATCGGTCCTTGTTTTTGTCAATGGACATTACGCGCCTGAGCTGTCAGATCTTTCGGGATTACCCGCTAAGGTGGTAGTAACCCCTCTTGAGCGAGCAACCCGCTCCTTTGGAGCCTTTTTGACCAACCAATGGGGAAAGACCTTGTTGGAGGAAGCTGACCCCTTTGCCACTTTAAATGCGGCCATCCATACAGATGGGATATTTGTCTATATTCCCCCCCGTTTGCAAGTGGAAAAACCGCTCCAGGTATTAGAAATCATGGATGCTGATGACAGCTCGTGTTTGGCTATGCCTCGTTTCCATTTTTTTGTAGGTTCGCAATCGGAACTCCACGTCCTCTCCACGCACAGTTCTTTGTCTGGAGGGGCTTATTGGGTCAACCAAGGGGCTGATTTTGCGATCGAAGATCAAGCATCTGTCCGCTATACCCAAGTTTCTCACTCGCTTCCCCAGGAATGCTGGCTGATGGCTTCGACTCGCGCTTATCTTAAAAAAAACAGTCGCTTTGTAGCGGTACATACCACTGAAGGGAGTGCTACAACTCGCCATGACTACCGGGTGGTGTTAAATGGAGAAAACGCCCATGCTGAGTTGAATGGAACCTGGTCCTTGAATGAAAAACGGGAAGCCCACACACATGTTCTCGTGGATCATCAAAGCCCCCACTGCCACTCTTTTCAACTTTTTAAAGGAATTTTAAACGGGTCCAGCCACTCAAGTTTTGAAGGCAAAATTTTAGTTCGACAAGCAGCTCAAAAAACGAACGCCTTCCAATTGAACAATAATATTCTTTTGAGCGATATCGCGCGCGCGGAGAGCAAGCCCAATCTGGAGATTTTTGCTGACGATGTTAAAGCTTCGCATGGGGCGACAGTCGGCCAACTAGACAAGGAGCAACTTTTCTATTTAGAAACGCGCGGCTGCTCCCCTGCCGATGCAAAGCGGTTGTTAATCGAGGGATTTGCTCAAGAAGTATTTAACAAAATTTCTATCCCTTCTATTCGTCAACTGTTAGCTCAGCGCATGCAAACTTTTTTATAA
- a CDS encoding Fe-Mn family superoxide dismutase codes for MTHQYKLPDLPYDFGDLEPVISKEIMSLHYNKHHATYVANLNKALEQYADAEAKQNLPTMIGLQSAINFNGGGHINHSIFWTNLAPQKSGGGDPPQGAIAEAIQKQFGSLDKFIEIMNAKTAAIQGSGWGWLGYCKNKKQLEIATCANQDPLAAKGLVPLLGIDVWEHAYYLQYKNVRADYLKAIWSIINWKNVEERFLKAKGE; via the coding sequence ATGACGCATCAATACAAGCTACCCGATTTGCCATACGATTTTGGGGATTTAGAACCGGTTATTTCTAAAGAAATTATGTCGTTGCATTATAACAAACACCATGCAACCTATGTGGCGAATTTAAACAAAGCTTTAGAGCAATATGCAGATGCTGAAGCGAAGCAGAACCTTCCGACGATGATTGGATTGCAATCCGCTATTAACTTCAATGGGGGCGGACACATCAACCATTCGATTTTTTGGACAAATTTAGCTCCTCAAAAGAGCGGGGGTGGAGATCCTCCACAAGGGGCCATCGCAGAAGCCATTCAGAAACAATTTGGCTCTTTGGATAAATTTATCGAAATCATGAACGCCAAAACGGCTGCCATTCAAGGTTCTGGTTGGGGTTGGCTCGGCTATTGCAAAAATAAAAAACAACTCGAGATTGCGACCTGTGCTAACCAAGACCCCCTAGCGGCCAAAGGGCTTGTTCCTTTGTTGGGAATTGATGTGTGGGAACATGCTTATTATCTCCAATATAAGAATGTGCGTGCTGATTATCTAAAGGCCATTTGGAGCATTATTAATTGGAAAAACGTGGAAGAGCGTTTCTTAAAAGCTAAAGGAGAGTAA
- the dut gene encoding dUTP diphosphatase yields MDSDGCHVWIKTEEGVSLPAYGSSGAAGADVRAYLKEDVILSPGCSARIPTGIYFEIPTGFEIQVRPRSGLAANHQITVLNTPGTIDADYRGELQVILINHGKEPFIITNGMRIAQIVLSPVVQATFAFKEQLTETARGTGGFGHTGLH; encoded by the coding sequence ATGGATTCTGATGGTTGTCATGTATGGATAAAAACTGAAGAGGGAGTCTCTTTGCCGGCTTATGGATCAAGCGGGGCCGCTGGAGCTGATGTAAGAGCATATCTCAAAGAGGATGTGATCTTATCCCCAGGTTGTAGCGCACGCATTCCTACGGGGATTTATTTCGAAATTCCCACGGGATTTGAAATTCAAGTTCGTCCGAGGAGTGGTTTGGCTGCCAATCACCAAATTACCGTGTTAAATACCCCGGGTACCATTGATGCGGATTATCGTGGGGAGTTGCAAGTGATCTTGATAAACCACGGTAAAGAGCCTTTTATCATCACAAATGGTATGCGAATTGCTCAAATTGTTCTTTCTCCTGTTGTGCAAGCAACTTTTGCATTTAAAGAACAACTCACTGAAACGGCACGCGGTACTGGCGGCTTTGGACATACTGGACTCCATTGA
- a CDS encoding L-threonylcarbamoyladenylate synthase, with amino-acid sequence MRVLMEKACELLSKGEVVGLPTETVYGLAASLSHPQAINRIFTLKNRPADNPLIIHLSHYQQVQTYADSLPPYFELLAEHFWPGPLTLVLPIRPSTIPPNARAGLMTAAFRIPNHALTQEVIKKVGPLVMPSANLSGKPSATQVHRVEEDFGVNFPVLDGGKCTCGLESTILYFTPPHWEVVRLGSLAPEQFQAVLGYLPAVRKEKNSAKPLCPGQMYRHYAPKAELVLDPKTPPESIGYVLGFSDRQYPRCQVFSLGKSDNPQQVAENLYNILRSLDDAKVQRIWVDSDFPQKGLWLTISERLKRASCPSSTI; translated from the coding sequence ATGCGTGTTTTAATGGAAAAAGCTTGTGAATTACTTTCCAAGGGGGAAGTTGTGGGGCTTCCCACTGAAACAGTGTATGGTCTTGCCGCTTCTTTAAGTCACCCACAAGCAATCAACCGCATCTTTACCTTAAAAAATCGGCCGGCAGATAACCCCTTAATTATTCATCTCTCCCATTATCAGCAGGTTCAGACTTATGCAGATTCTCTACCTCCTTATTTCGAGTTACTTGCCGAGCATTTCTGGCCCGGACCTTTGACATTAGTCCTCCCCATTCGCCCCTCTACTATTCCCCCTAACGCGCGAGCAGGACTTATGACGGCAGCTTTTCGGATTCCCAATCACGCTTTAACTCAAGAGGTTATCAAAAAAGTAGGCCCCTTAGTGATGCCGTCGGCCAATTTATCAGGAAAACCCTCCGCCACCCAAGTCCATCGGGTAGAAGAAGATTTTGGAGTGAATTTCCCGGTTTTAGATGGAGGAAAATGTACCTGCGGATTGGAATCGACTATTTTATATTTTACTCCTCCCCACTGGGAGGTCGTGCGGTTAGGCTCTTTAGCACCCGAACAATTTCAAGCGGTGCTTGGCTATCTGCCGGCGGTTAGAAAAGAAAAAAACTCAGCTAAACCTCTTTGCCCCGGCCAAATGTACCGCCATTATGCGCCTAAAGCTGAGTTAGTGTTAGACCCCAAAACGCCTCCTGAGTCGATTGGGTATGTTTTGGGCTTCTCAGATCGGCAATATCCAAGGTGCCAAGTTTTTTCCTTGGGAAAATCGGATAATCCCCAACAAGTTGCTGAAAACCTTTACAATATTTTACGTTCCTTAGATGATGCTAAAGTTCAGAGAATATGGGTGGATAGTGACTTCCCACAAAAAGGATTATGGCTTACAATTTCTGAGCGTTTAAAAAGAGCAAGTTGCCCTTCTTCCACCATTTAA
- a CDS encoding uroporphyrinogen-III synthase — MSRILYLGLTVPDELHQQAIHCPLIKIVPRALSEPDIRLAFADFLAYTHLVLTSQTTIPLFLEAANFYQLSLDAIQTKKVVAVGQKTAAKLSQYGLKADFIPQEETAEGIRDLFADWDKDLVYPFWPHSSLSRTILKDFWTQKEIKYRECILYATVTNDEIVLPDLSSIDEIIFTSPSTVDAFLERYQSLPKDKKLTSIGPVTARRLKEAKEQIF, encoded by the coding sequence ATGTCTCGCATCCTTTACCTAGGGCTCACCGTTCCAGATGAATTGCATCAGCAGGCAATACATTGTCCTCTCATTAAAATCGTTCCTCGCGCCCTTTCTGAGCCCGATATTAGACTGGCTTTTGCCGATTTTCTTGCTTACACTCATCTTGTTTTAACTAGCCAAACCACGATTCCGCTATTTCTTGAAGCAGCCAACTTTTATCAACTAAGCCTGGATGCCATCCAAACCAAAAAGGTGGTTGCCGTAGGGCAAAAAACAGCGGCTAAACTTTCTCAGTATGGATTAAAAGCTGACTTTATTCCTCAAGAAGAAACTGCGGAAGGGATCAGGGACTTATTTGCCGATTGGGATAAAGATCTCGTCTATCCGTTCTGGCCCCATTCATCCCTTTCTAGGACTATTTTAAAGGATTTTTGGACCCAAAAGGAAATTAAATATCGCGAGTGCATTCTTTACGCCACTGTTACCAATGATGAGATCGTGCTGCCAGACCTTTCCTCAATCGATGAAATCATCTTCACAAGTCCTTCCACAGTCGATGCTTTTTTAGAAAGATACCAAAGCCTTCCAAAAGATAAAAAATTGACCTCTATAGGCCCTGTTACGGCTCGTCGGTTAAAAGAAGCAAAGGAGCAAATATTTTAA
- a CDS encoding PTS sugar transporter subunit IIA has protein sequence MDLKIKDVADLLNVSETTIRRWLVDRKIPAYRINHQYRFSRIEIEDWVLKHKLGKTQEEGYSPFVKQGGSAKPKKNPSKEGESATGGSKQYGLYRAIHKGNVLHHVPGATKEEVIKNATAIIANDLNLDAGVLTDLLLDRENLQPTALNNGIGIPHTRDFVLNTHHDIVVVVFPQKPIEYGALDGKPVHTLFFLFACEDKRHLHLLAKIAHLSHQATTLELLQSKPDKEAFLEYVKNWESSIQKVQNA, from the coding sequence ATGGATTTAAAAATCAAAGATGTTGCAGATCTTCTCAATGTATCTGAAACCACGATTCGTCGATGGTTGGTGGATCGAAAAATACCTGCTTATCGAATTAACCATCAATATCGCTTTAGCCGAATTGAAATTGAAGATTGGGTATTAAAGCATAAGCTGGGGAAAACACAGGAAGAGGGTTATTCTCCCTTTGTTAAGCAAGGGGGCTCTGCCAAGCCAAAAAAGAATCCCTCTAAAGAGGGAGAAAGCGCCACAGGGGGTAGTAAGCAATACGGATTATATCGCGCCATCCACAAAGGAAATGTTTTACACCATGTCCCCGGAGCTACTAAAGAGGAAGTGATCAAGAATGCTACAGCCATTATTGCCAACGATCTCAATTTAGACGCAGGAGTGTTGACAGACCTTCTTTTAGATAGAGAAAATTTACAACCGACCGCCTTAAACAATGGAATTGGGATTCCCCATACGCGAGATTTTGTCTTAAATACCCATCACGATATCGTGGTGGTGGTATTTCCTCAAAAACCCATTGAATATGGGGCATTAGATGGGAAACCTGTCCATACCCTCTTTTTCTTGTTTGCTTGTGAAGACAAACGGCATTTGCATCTACTCGCCAAAATTGCACATTTGAGCCATCAAGCGACCACATTAGAGCTTTTGCAAAGTAAACCTGATAAAGAAGCGTTTTTAGAATACGTCAAAAATTGGGAAAGTAGCATCCAAAAAGTGCAAAACGCTTAA
- the accD gene encoding acetyl-CoA carboxylase, carboxyltransferase subunit beta, translating to MGLFSRDKPKIKIQTTKRDGFSGWLKCTHCNELIHTNQIEQNNNCCPKCDYHYRLSVEERLKSLVDPDTFQAMFNEYQPVDSLGFVDTEPYPERLASAREKSGRDEAIVVGRCQMDGRPVALGIMDFQFMGGSMGSVVGERLTLLIEYALSHRIPLVIVSTSGGARMQESVLSLMQMAKTSGALAKLHEAKIPYISVLTNPTTGGVTASFASLGDIIIAEPNALICFAGPRVIEQTIGQQLPPGAQKSEFLLKHGMIDCIVRRSELKGKIVEFLDFLAADLKEITPDSSQENGKKKGGAKR from the coding sequence ATGGGCTTGTTTTCCCGCGATAAACCAAAAATTAAAATCCAAACGACCAAAAGAGATGGGTTTAGTGGATGGTTAAAATGCACGCATTGTAATGAGCTCATTCACACTAATCAAATTGAGCAAAATAATAATTGCTGCCCAAAGTGTGATTATCATTACCGTTTATCTGTAGAGGAAAGGCTAAAGTCCTTGGTCGATCCTGATACCTTCCAAGCGATGTTTAATGAATATCAACCCGTTGATTCTTTAGGTTTTGTGGACACAGAACCTTATCCTGAGCGTTTAGCCTCTGCAAGAGAAAAATCTGGCCGTGATGAAGCGATAGTGGTAGGGCGCTGCCAAATGGATGGAAGACCAGTCGCGCTTGGCATCATGGACTTCCAATTTATGGGAGGCTCCATGGGCTCTGTGGTAGGTGAAAGGTTAACGCTCTTGATTGAATATGCCCTCTCTCATCGGATCCCTTTAGTGATTGTTTCCACCTCAGGGGGAGCTCGGATGCAAGAATCGGTGCTATCCTTAATGCAAATGGCTAAAACTTCCGGCGCATTGGCAAAACTTCATGAAGCCAAAATCCCTTATATTTCCGTTTTGACAAATCCTACAACGGGCGGAGTGACAGCTTCCTTTGCTTCTTTAGGGGATATTATCATTGCGGAACCGAATGCTTTGATTTGTTTTGCCGGGCCGCGCGTCATTGAGCAGACCATTGGCCAACAGCTTCCTCCGGGGGCTCAAAAATCTGAATTTTTGCTTAAGCATGGGATGATTGATTGTATTGTGAGGCGCTCTGAATTAAAGGGCAAAATTGTAGAATTTTTAGATTTCCTTGCTGCAGATTTAAAGGAAATCACTCCAGACTCTTCGCAAGAAAATGGAAAGAAAAAAGGTGGGGCTAAGCGTTAG
- a CDS encoding PTS sugar transporter subunit IIA — translation MIKISKYLDPTLVTFLDVDTRDEVLYQLVEMVYNANLIKDKEAFYQAIIEREKIVSTGIGMGVALPHAKLASYDHFFIAIAVLRKGIDWNALDHAPVRIIFMIGGPDDKQTEYLQILSSLTLMLKDEQRRKKMLTLNSGDAILALFDET, via the coding sequence ATGATTAAAATATCCAAATATTTGGATCCAACTCTTGTCACTTTTTTAGACGTCGATACTCGCGATGAAGTTCTTTATCAATTGGTCGAAATGGTTTACAACGCCAATTTGATTAAAGATAAAGAAGCTTTTTATCAAGCGATTATTGAAAGGGAAAAAATTGTGTCGACCGGCATTGGAATGGGTGTGGCACTTCCACATGCTAAGCTTGCCTCTTATGACCATTTTTTTATTGCGATCGCGGTATTGCGCAAAGGGATTGATTGGAATGCGCTAGATCATGCTCCTGTTAGAATCATTTTTATGATTGGCGGTCCAGATGACAAACAGACGGAGTACCTCCAGATCCTATCTTCGCTGACTTTAATGTTAAAAGATGAGCAAAGAAGAAAAAAAATGTTAACTTTGAATTCAGGAGACGCTATTCTTGCGCTTTTCGATGAAACTTAA
- a CDS encoding cysteine desulfurase has product MSYFKKLNKVSDYRSDFPMLSQRMHGKPLIYFDSAATAQKPQVVIDSMTHFYEKGYGTVHRAIYEIAAHSSHLYHAARLKAMQFLNAKRPEEIIFTRGTTESINLVAYSFGKAFIHPGDEIIISEIEHHSNIVPWQMLCEDRGAILKVIPVNDQGELILEAYQKLLTERTKLVAVAHISNALGTLHPIKKIIQLAHEAGAKVLIDGAQAAPHVPVDVQDLEADFYVFSGHKTYGPTGIGILYGKEVLLEKMPPYLGGGDMIDNVTLTKTTYNTLPLKFEAGTPMIAEVIGLGAALDYLTAIGREEIQAWEHELLLYATQLWTEIPGFKVIGTAPQKGAIISFIMEGIHPLDIGTMLDLKGMAIRTGHHCAQPAMKRFHLPGTARASFGLYNTKEEIEAFAEALQEIAVLFR; this is encoded by the coding sequence ATGAGTTACTTTAAAAAGCTCAACAAAGTTTCCGATTATCGGTCTGATTTTCCCATGCTTTCCCAAAGGATGCATGGAAAACCTTTAATCTATTTTGACTCTGCCGCTACTGCCCAAAAGCCGCAAGTGGTGATCGATAGCATGACCCATTTTTATGAAAAAGGGTATGGAACTGTCCATCGGGCGATTTACGAGATTGCAGCGCATTCTAGTCACCTTTACCATGCCGCACGCCTAAAAGCTATGCAGTTTCTAAATGCTAAGCGACCAGAGGAGATTATTTTTACACGCGGCACTACAGAATCGATTAACTTAGTGGCTTATTCTTTCGGCAAAGCTTTTATCCATCCAGGAGATGAGATCATCATTTCGGAGATTGAGCACCACTCCAATATTGTCCCTTGGCAAATGCTTTGTGAAGATCGAGGCGCTATACTCAAAGTGATCCCTGTTAATGACCAGGGAGAGCTTATCCTGGAGGCTTATCAAAAGCTGCTGACAGAAAGAACAAAGCTTGTGGCAGTGGCCCATATTTCAAATGCTTTGGGCACTTTACATCCTATCAAAAAAATCATTCAGCTTGCCCATGAAGCGGGAGCCAAAGTTTTGATTGACGGAGCGCAAGCAGCTCCCCATGTACCAGTCGACGTACAAGATCTCGAGGCAGACTTCTACGTTTTCTCGGGGCATAAAACTTATGGCCCTACAGGAATTGGGATTTTATATGGAAAAGAAGTTCTGCTAGAAAAGATGCCTCCCTACCTAGGGGGTGGGGATATGATCGACAATGTCACCTTGACTAAGACCACTTATAACACTTTACCGCTCAAATTTGAAGCTGGAACGCCTATGATTGCCGAGGTGATTGGATTAGGGGCTGCACTTGATTATCTCACAGCTATTGGAAGGGAAGAAATTCAAGCTTGGGAACACGAGCTTTTACTCTATGCCACGCAATTGTGGACTGAAATTCCCGGCTTTAAAGTCATCGGCACCGCCCCACAAAAAGGAGCCATCATCAGCTTTATTATGGAAGGGATTCATCCTTTAGATATTGGCACAATGCTCGATTTAAAAGGGATGGCGATCCGGACAGGACACCATTGTGCTCAGCCCGCTATGAAACGCTTTCACCTTCCAGGCACCGCCAGAGCATCTTTTGGACTCTATAATACCAAAGAAGAAATTGAGGCATTTGCAGAAGCGTTGCAAGAGATTGCCGTCCTTTTTCGTTAG
- the sufC gene encoding Fe-S cluster assembly ATPase SufC, protein MIKIINLHASVEGKPILKGLNLAVSPGEIHAIMGPNGAGKSTLAKILAGHPAYEVTEGQVLFNDQDILELEPEERAHLGLFMSFQYPVEISGVSNIQFLHTAYNANRKAKNEPTLALEEFEQLLDEKMKLMEIKPEFKERSLNEGFSGGEKKRNEILQMAILAPKLAILDETDSGLDIDAMRIVARGVNQLMTPDTEIILITHYQRLLDYIKPTYVHVMLDGKIVQTGGPQLALELESKGYDWLIESTQGVGE, encoded by the coding sequence ATGATTAAAATCATTAATTTACACGCTTCTGTGGAAGGCAAACCTATTTTAAAAGGATTAAACCTAGCAGTTTCCCCCGGAGAAATTCACGCCATTATGGGGCCCAACGGAGCGGGAAAATCCACTTTAGCCAAAATCTTAGCTGGACATCCGGCTTATGAAGTGACTGAAGGGCAGGTCCTTTTTAACGATCAAGACATCTTGGAATTAGAGCCTGAAGAAAGAGCCCATCTCGGTTTATTCATGAGCTTTCAATATCCAGTGGAAATCTCGGGGGTTAGCAATATCCAATTTTTGCATACGGCCTACAACGCCAATCGGAAAGCAAAAAATGAGCCCACGCTTGCTCTAGAAGAATTTGAGCAGCTTTTGGACGAAAAAATGAAGTTGATGGAAATTAAACCCGAGTTTAAAGAGCGAAGCTTAAATGAGGGATTCTCAGGTGGGGAGAAAAAAAGAAACGAAATTTTACAAATGGCTATCTTAGCTCCTAAACTGGCGATTTTGGATGAAACAGATTCAGGTTTAGATATCGACGCCATGCGCATTGTGGCAAGGGGCGTGAATCAGCTTATGACACCCGACACAGAGATCATTTTAATTACCCACTACCAAAGATTATTAGATTATATTAAACCCACTTATGTACACGTCATGTTGGATGGCAAAATCGTGCAAACTGGTGGCCCCCAACTCGCCCTCGAATTGGAAAGCAAAGGATACGACTGGCTGATCGAGTCGACCCAAGGAGTCGGAGAATGA
- a CDS encoding hydroxymethylbilane synthase, with amino-acid sequence MLSLPKGVRVGARESPLSQAQVAEVQQALKCYHPLIELVPIWIQTTGDKEQKISLRSMEKTDFFTKEVDELLLSGQCDIAVHSAKDLPEPLPKGLTLIALTKGVDHRDALVLREGQTLDNLPLGALIATSSERREQQVRMLRPDLQFKDLRGTIGQRLSLLESGAADGVVVAEAALIRLGLSHLNRVYLSGETTPLQGRLAILARTGHVEMRQIFACLDAKSGQCLASFT; translated from the coding sequence ATGCTCTCATTGCCTAAAGGGGTGCGAGTGGGCGCGCGCGAGTCTCCGTTATCCCAAGCTCAAGTTGCAGAAGTTCAACAAGCCTTAAAATGCTACCATCCTTTAATTGAATTAGTGCCAATTTGGATCCAAACCACAGGCGATAAAGAGCAAAAGATCTCTTTGCGCTCGATGGAAAAGACAGATTTTTTCACAAAAGAAGTGGATGAATTATTGCTATCTGGACAATGCGATATTGCGGTACATTCTGCTAAAGATTTGCCCGAACCTTTGCCTAAAGGTTTAACTTTAATCGCTTTGACAAAAGGAGTAGATCATAGAGATGCCTTGGTGTTGCGAGAGGGGCAAACCCTTGACAATCTTCCCTTGGGCGCCTTGATCGCCACCTCGTCGGAGAGAAGAGAACAGCAAGTTCGCATGCTGCGCCCCGATCTTCAATTTAAGGATTTGCGCGGAACAATCGGGCAACGCCTCAGCCTTTTAGAATCAGGGGCGGCTGACGGAGTTGTAGTGGCAGAAGCTGCGCTTATTCGCTTAGGGCTTAGTCATTTAAATCGGGTGTATTTGTCCGGAGAAACGACCCCTTTGCAAGGAAGATTAGCTATCCTGGCGAGAACAGGGCATGTCGAGATGCGCCAAATTTTTGCTTGTTTAGATGCCAAGAGTGGGCAATGTCTCGCATCCTTTACCTAG
- the sufB gene encoding Fe-S cluster assembly protein SufB has translation MNAQPNFQDSDYKYGFVTNVETDSFAKGLNEDVICALSEKKNEPAFMLDFRLKAYRKWLEMEEPHWLNAEYPSIDYQNIRYYSAPKMKPQHQSLDDVDPEVLKTFQKLGIPLDEQMRLANVAVDMVFDSVSIGTTFKKKLDEAGVVLCSISEAIQKYPELVEKYMGSVVPSGDNFFAALNSAVFTDGSFVYVPKGVISPMELSTYFRINDKESGQFERTLIIAEEDSFVSYLEGCTAPAYDNNQLHAAVVELIAFDRAQIKYATVQNWYAGHPKTGEGGVYNFVTKRGRCAGVHSKISWTQVEVGAAITWKYPSCILQGDHSVGEFYSVALTNGKMQADTGTKMIHLGKNTRSTIVSKGISADSSHNSYRGLVKVAPKAEGARNYTQCDSMLVGDQCSANTFPYIEVGNASGSVEHEASTSKLNEEQLFYFRQRGISQEDAISMIVNGFCKDVIRELPLEFAVEAQKLLTLKLENSVG, from the coding sequence ATGAACGCACAGCCCAATTTTCAAGATTCTGATTACAAATATGGATTTGTAACAAATGTTGAAACAGACAGTTTTGCTAAAGGCCTCAACGAAGACGTGATCTGCGCTTTATCGGAAAAAAAGAATGAGCCCGCCTTTATGTTAGATTTCCGTTTGAAGGCTTATCGCAAATGGTTGGAAATGGAAGAGCCTCATTGGTTGAATGCGGAATACCCTTCTATCGACTATCAAAATATCCGTTATTATTCTGCCCCTAAAATGAAGCCCCAACATCAAAGCTTAGATGATGTGGATCCTGAAGTCCTTAAAACATTTCAAAAACTAGGGATCCCCTTGGACGAACAGATGCGCTTAGCCAATGTGGCGGTGGACATGGTCTTTGATTCGGTTTCCATTGGCACGACTTTTAAAAAGAAACTGGATGAAGCTGGCGTAGTTTTATGCTCGATATCAGAAGCCATTCAAAAATACCCGGAGCTGGTGGAAAAATATATGGGTTCGGTTGTGCCCAGTGGAGACAACTTTTTCGCTGCGCTGAATTCAGCAGTTTTCACTGATGGCTCTTTTGTATATGTTCCCAAAGGGGTTATTTCTCCCATGGAACTTTCCACTTACTTCCGGATTAACGATAAAGAGTCTGGTCAATTTGAACGCACCTTGATTATTGCCGAAGAAGACTCTTTTGTGAGTTATCTGGAAGGTTGTACAGCTCCCGCTTATGACAACAACCAGTTGCATGCAGCAGTAGTAGAACTGATTGCCTTCGATCGCGCCCAAATTAAGTATGCGACGGTGCAAAACTGGTATGCTGGCCATCCTAAAACAGGTGAAGGAGGGGTCTACAATTTTGTGACAAAACGGGGACGCTGCGCAGGTGTGCATTCTAAAATCTCTTGGACCCAAGTGGAAGTGGGTGCGGCTATTACCTGGAAATACCCCAGCTGTATTTTACAAGGAGATCATTCGGTGGGAGAATTTTACTCTGTAGCTCTCACAAATGGAAAAATGCAAGCAGACACAGGCACTAAAATGATTCATTTGGGCAAAAATACCCGCTCCACCATTGTGTCTAAAGGAATTTCGGCAGACTCCTCTCACAATAGTTACCGAGGACTCGTTAAAGTTGCCCCCAAGGCAGAAGGAGCGCGTAACTACACCCAATGCGATTCCATGTTAGTGGGCGATCAATGCTCCGCCAACACATTTCCTTATATCGAAGTGGGCAATGCCTCGGGGTCTGTAGAACACGAAGCTTCTACCTCTAAATTAAACGAAGAGCAACTCTTTTACTTTAGGCAACGTGGGATCTCTCAAGAAGATGCAATTAGCATGATTGTGAACGGATTTTGTAAAGACGTGATCCGTGAACTTCCCCTCGAATTTGCGGTTGAAGCTCAAAAGTTATTAACTCTCAAACTTGAAAATTCTGTGGGATAA